The DNA window ctgaaggaggaggatgaatCGATTGAGTGATATGATGGTGGTTGACGGCGTTTATGATGGCACGAGCAAGCGAGCGAGCATTTCTTTTACGAGACACGAAATAATGCCTAAAACAACATTTATTAATCACAAAATAATACTCAAACAtgtaaatatactatatacaCGAATAttcatcatctcatctcatcatcactcATCCCTCCCCAACTCAACACACATCATACTTAAACAACCTCTTTGGTCTTGTGGTTGCACTTGTGAGAGTGGCTAGCAAgcgacttcttcttctgccacTGCTCAAAACGTGCAGCGATAGCTCTCTTGTTCTTGGGGTTAGGAGTAGTCTTGTCGCGCGCAGGAACACCCTTAAGACTAAGCGCAAACTGAGCAGCAGCACGACCAGCAGTCTTGGTGTTAAGGGTGAGGGCATCCCagtggatgttgtcgatggTGTCGCAGGCCAAGTGATAGCATGGGTCGGTCTCTGCGTCGGCGCCGGTGAAAATGCCGGATGAGGGGATACCGAGGGCGATAAAGGCGGCGTAGTCGGAGGATTCACCAAATTCCCTGTGTTCTGTAAGTATTGTGGTTAAAGAGGTCCAAGATGTTTGGCACTTACTCCCACTCAACtgtcttgcccttcttgcgAAGCCAAGCAGCGAGGATATCACCACCGACTCTGTCAGCGGGCTTGCTAGCTTGCACCCAGTACTTGGGGTTAGGGGAACCGATCATGTCGTAATTAAAGTAGAATCGGATGCTATCGGCTTCTTCCTCAGTCAATTGCTCGCCATAAAAGTAAGAGCCAGCAAGACCGCTCCTATAAATTGTGTCAGTCAATGGTCAATGAGCGAGCCATTCGTCTACTTACTCTTCAGCACCCCACCAAGCGAAGCggaccttgttcttgtaacCAGTGTACTTGGTGAAAGACTTGGCGATCTCGAGGATACCAGCTGTTCCGCTACCATCATCGTTAATACCAGGACCTTCCTGGACACTGTCAAGATGAGCACCCATCATGACAACGTTCTTAGGATCACCCTGCTTCGTCTCGGCGATGATGTTCCAGGTTTCGCGGGTCTCGTAGAACGAGTCCACCAGCAAAGTGACCTCGAGCGACTCGCCGCCTTCGATGCGCGTTCTCCAGGCAGTTCCAACTTCAAGAGGAATGACACCGACGGGAACAATGAGTTCGAGGTTCTCGGCGCTGAGTGTAGCACTGGTGATGCCCTCTCCAGGAGCGTTGTGAACGAGAAGGACTCCACGAGCACCCGCCTTCTTTgcgagcttgagcttgtctGAAATGGCACACGCACCACGCTTGACGAGAACTAGCTTGTCCTTGGCATCGACACCCTCCCACTGATCAGCGAAGCATCCAGATCCGCGCGTATCGTCAATTGGCACAAGGACCAGAGGAGCAGTCACACCACCGGCAGGTGTGCCGACATTGTAGATGAGAGTGATGACATAGACATCTTCGCCGTCAGGTCCTCGCACTTGGATATCCCTCGTCTGCTCGAAAGTGTAGTTGAAGGGTTGGATATGAGTGTCGAGGTATTTCTTGTGCTTGTTGAGCTCCTTGTAGATGTAGTCGACCGAAGCCTTGTAGCCTGGGAGTCCGAAAGCTCTGGAGCCGCCGTTCTTCTTGCCAATGTTGTTGAGGTCTACCAGAGTCTTTCGAAGCCTATATTTGTTAGGCCAACTGAAGACTGAATAGGAAAAGGCTTGCTTACTTGGACTTTTTAATGTCGCCTTCGACTTGGCTAGCCGTCAACTTTTTGGTAGCTGACACCTCTGAGAAGAGGAGAGCTCCGTAGAGCAAAGCGTTGAAGAACTTCATAATGACCAACTGAGTCTCAACGTTTCTGATGAGCAGAACCCAAATGCGACAGACCCTtcattatatagataaaaaAGATGTACACAAGCCATGACATGGACCAATTACAATGATCAATCACTCATCATCTCTACTCCAAGAGGCAACATCAGCTTCTGTCTAGCTTAGACTTAGCCTGTCGGTAGAGGATGCGAAAATGGCAGGTCGTAGTACTCAAAAGTCTTGGCATCGACTGGTGCTCACTCAACCCATGTTGATAGACAGCTCGTCAAGATAAGATCTACAAGGGAGGACAAACAAATGCGGGGGTGAAGCCAGGACCGGGGCGATGGTGATAGGTTCGAGGGTAAGTGGCGGGAGGAACTATTGTAAAGTGCTCAAGGACTTTTGAAATGCTGTGAGAAGATGGGGATAATCTGCTTACTGAAGTGAATAGACTAAGATAGAAACAATAGTGGTTGGGAGGGTTCATGAGAGTCTTGTTGTTTATCAGGTAATCAGGAGGAGGGTGATACAACGGGACATGATGACGTGATTCAGTAAGACACATTCATGATATCATTTGGTGAAAGCTAAGTAGATTGCAACTTACAAGATGCTGCTTCTATTATTAACCATTTAAACCATTCTATTAAGCCTCTTCACTTACATTAACAATGCCATTAAGCTTAACTTTATGGCGATACCGGGTAACTCCAacggctttttcttttctcacCGCCTACCAAATCAAGTCTTTTCTAGCCGAATTCTAGAACGGTTTCCACAGGATAATCTCGGCATTGGCGGGGCAAAAAGTTTAGTTTCTGTCTGTCATACCGCTGTCCGCCCCGCCACGGCAAACAATCGTTTCGTCTCGTGGCgtgctttttttaatttattaataaagtggtcttttttttctttctacaagtctttctctctttgttTCTCTTTCTATACAGATCTACACATCATCAAATATGGCGTCCCAAGTTCCTCACGTCTTGCCTCGCGCTGCCACAGTCCACTCTGCGACTGAACTCATCGGCAACACCCCTCTTGTCCGACTCAACAAGATCCCCCAGTCTCTGGGTATCGAGTGCGATGTCTACGTTAAGCCTGAGCTTTTCAGCGCTGGTGGTAGCGTCAAGGATAGAATCGCTCTGCGCATGATtgaggaggctgagaagagTGGTAGAATTAAGCCCGGTGATACTCTGATCGAGCCCACCAGTGGAAACACGTAAGACCACTGATGAAAGAATCTCTTGACTTCCTTGCTGACTTTGTGAAATAGCGGTATCGGTCTGGCTCTCGTCGGTGCCATCAAGGGCTACAAGACCATCATTACTCTCCCCGAAAAGATGTCGGCCGAAAAGGTTTCCGTCCTCCGTGCCCTTGGCGCCACCATTATCCGTACTCCTACACAGGCTGCTTGGGACGCCCCCGAGTCTCACATCGGTGTCGCTCGACGCCTCGAAAAGGAGCTTCCCAACGCCCACATCCTCGACCAGTACAGCAACGTGGACAACCCCAACGCTCACGAGTTCGGTACCGCCCAGGAGATCTGGGAGC is part of the Fusarium poae strain DAOMC 252244 chromosome 4, whole genome shotgun sequence genome and encodes:
- a CDS encoding hypothetical protein (SECRETED:SignalP(1-19)~MEROPS:MER0001288); the protein is MKFFNALLYGALLFSEVSATKKLTASQVEGDIKKSKLRKTLVDLNNIGKKNGGSRAFGLPGYKASVDYIYKELNKHKKYLDTHIQPFNYTFEQTRDIQVRGPDGEDVYVITLIYNVGTPAGGVTAPLVLVPIDDTRGSGCFADQWEGVDAKDKLVLVKRGACAISDKLKLAKKAGARGVLLVHNAPGEGITSATLSAENLELIVPVGVIPLEVGTAWRTRIEGGESLEVTLLVDSFYETRETWNIIAETKQGDPKNVVMMGAHLDSVQEGPGINDDGSGTAGILEIAKSFTKYTGYKNKVRFAWWGAEESGLAGSYFYGEQLTEEEADSIRFYFNYDMIGSPNPKYWVQASKPADRVGGDILAAWLRKKGKTVEWEEFGESSDYAAFIALGIPSSGIFTGADAETDPCYHLACDTIDNIHWDALTLNTKTAGRAAAQFALSLKGVPARDKTTPNPKNKRAIAARFEQWQKKKSLASHSHKCNHKTKEVV